The Stenotrophomonas sp. ZAC14D1_NAIMI4_1 DNA segment TGCCGACCGTTGGTCGGCACATCTGTCAGATATCGATATTCAAAAATTGGATCCAACCCCGTGCCGACCAACGGTCGGCACCCACCTCCAACAGCAGCAGGTTCTGACAGACCGCGGGAAACTGTCGAAGGCGGGGTGGGTCCGGTTGAGGGGGTGTGAGCGGCATGGATGCCGCGACCAAGCCCCCATGGATGGGTTTACGGCGTCCCCCTCAACCGGACCCACCCCGCCATCCCACGGAATGCAGGCCTTTGACGTTGACGTTGACGTTGATTCTGCGGGTGCAGGGCTGCAAGCCCTGCCCCCCCCCCCCCCCCCTTATCTCCGGGGAGTGAGCTGCTCGAGCAGTTCCCAGGATTTGAGGCCCTTGGCCCCCAGGTGATGGGACAGCACCCGCCGCATCGGCAGCCGCAGACTGGCCAGGTCTGCTGCATCCGGCTCGTCGTCCGCCGCCAGCGCCAACAGCGCCGAGCCCGTCGCCGCCGCCTGACGTTCACCGCCACGCTCGCTCAGCAACCGTTGCGGCCCCTCCTGCGGGTCAAGTTCGTAACGTGCCGCCGGGTCCACCGGCTGGCCGTCACTGGCCGTGTCCAGTTCGAACCCCAGCCCCAGCGCCGCCAGCAGCTCACGCTCGAAACGGCGCAGCGTCCACGCCAGCCCCGCCCCCACCGCCAGGCGCGCACGCGCCTCGCCGTAGGCGAGGTACAGCTCCGGCAGCGGGTCCTGGCGGGGAGCCAGGCGCAGGGTCAGTTCACTCAGGTAGAAACCGGCCAGCATTGCCTGGCCGACCAGGCGCGGGGCCGCATCCAGCGCCTCGGCGCCGCGCAGCTGGGCCAGTTCACCACGCTGCAGGGCGCTGAAACGTATCCACTGCAGCGGCTGCAGGGCCGCACGCAGCACCTGGCCCTTGGCCGTGGACACTCCGCGCGCCAGCACGCCGATGCGGCCGTGCTGCGCGCTCAGTACCTCCACCAGCAGGCTGGTCTCACGGTAGGCCCGTGCATGCAGCACGAACCCGGTGTCGTCCTCGATCAGCATCGAAGCGACCGCCGCGGCTTATTCGTAGCCGAAGGCCTTCAGTGCGGCCTCGTCATCGGACCAGCCTTCACGCACACGCACCCAGGTTTCCAGGAACACCTTGGCCCCGAACAGACGTTCCATCTGCAGGCGGGATTTGGCGCCGATCTCCTTCAGGCGGGCGCCGCCCTTGCCGATCACGATGGCCTTCTGGCCTTCGCGCTCGACCCAGATGACCGCGCCGATGCGCAGCAGGTTGCCGTCTTCGGTGAAGCGCTCGATCTCCACCGTGGTGGCGTACGGCAGCTCTTCGCCAAGCTGGCGCATCAGCTGTTCACGCACCAGCTCGCCGGCCAGGAAGCGCTGGCTGCGGTCGGTGATCTCGTCTTCGCCGAACATCGGCGGCGCTTCCGGCAGCAGGGCCAGCACGTCGCGGACCAGGGCTTCCAGGCCGTTGCGCTTCTGCGCGGAAATCGGGTGCACGGCCGAGAAATCGCGGCCTTCGGTCACCTGCTGCAGGAACGGCAGCAGCGCGCCCTTGTCCTTCATGCGGTCGATCTTGTTGACCACCAGCACCACCGGGATGCCGGCATCGCGCAGCACGTTGAAGGCCAGGCTGTCTTCCTCGTCCCAGCGACCGGCTTCGATCACCAGCAAGCCGGCGTCGACACCTTCCAGCGAGCCACGCGCGGCGCGGTTCATCACCCGGTTCATCGCCCGCTTCTGCACCTTGTGCAGGCCGGGAGTATCGACCAGCACCAGCTGGCCTTCCGGATACGTGGCGATGCCCAGCAGGCGATGGCGCGTGGTCTGCGGGCGGTTGGAGACGATGCTGACCTTGGCGCCGACCAGGGCATTGGTCAGGGTCGACTTGCCCACGTTCGGGCGGCCGATGACGGCCACGCTGCCGCAATGATGGGGAGTTTGTTCGCTCACTTGGAATCCAGTTGTTCTAGGACGGCAGCAGCCGCTTGTTGTTCGGCAAGCCGGCGCGAGGGGCCTTCGCCCTCGGTGCTGGCGGCAGGGTCCGCGACGTTGCAGCGTACCCGGAAGTGCTTGGCGTGGTCGTCACCGGATTCTGACACCAGTTCGTACTGCGGCAACGCCTTCTGTCGGGCCTGCAGCCATTCCTGCAGGCGGGTCTTGGGGTCTTTCTCGGGCCGGCCGGTGGCCGGCAGGGCCTCCATCGAGGCGGCAAACCAGGGCAGCACGACGGCCCGGCAGGCCTCGAAGCCGACATCCAGGTAGATCGCGGCCACGACCGCCTCCAGGGCGTCGGCCAGGATCGAGTCACGGCGGTGGCCGCCGGACTTCAGCTCACCCGGGCCCAGGGTCAGGCGTTCGCCCAGCTCGAGGGTGCGGGCGATCACCGCCAGGGCGCCTTCACGCACCAGCTCGGCGCGGGCGCGGGTCATGGCCCCCTCGTCGGCCTTGGGCCAGCGCTGGTACAGCGCCTCGGCGACCATCATGTTGACGATGCTGTCGCCGAGGAATTCCAGGCGCTCGTTATGCGGCGCACCGGCACTGCGATGGGTCAGCGCCTGCTTGAGCAGGGCTGGATCGCTGAAAACGTGACCGATCAGGTCACCACGTTGGATGAATTTACTGGGCACCGCTACGAACGAGGTCCTGGGATGATTCGAATTTGCCAACCACATCGAGGTTGCCCACCAGCGGCTGGCGCACTTCGTAGTTGACGTTGAGGGTCCAGCCGTTGTCACGACGGTTGAACTTGACGTTGGCCGGCTTCACGTTTTCCGAGTAGTTGATGTACAGGCGCCTGAAGAACAGATCCTGGATCTGCGCCGGGGCCATGGAGCCCACTTCCGGTTCCTTGGCCAGGCTCTTCATCGCCGAGCGCACGGCGTAGTACTCCTGGTACATCGGGAACAGCTTCATGCCGATGTAGAGGAAGAAACCCACCACGATCAGGACCACCAGGAAGGAGGTCAGGGTCATGCCGCGCTGCGTGTTCATCGTCTTCATTGCGTTCTCCCCAGATACGCGTGGATGTGAAGTCAGTTGATGCCCGAGCCGATGCGCGACGGCTGGAAGCCATCCTTGCAGAACCAGCCCTGGCAGTTCAGCCAGATCAGGAACGCGCGGCCGCGCAGGTTTTCTTCCGGCAGCAGGCCCCAGAAACGGCCGTCATCGCTGTTGTCGCGATTGTCGCCCATCACCAGGTACTTGCCCGCCGGCACGGTCCACTGTCCCTGGCCGCGAGGATAATCGGTCTCCAGCACGGTGTGGGTGCGGCCCGGCAGGTGCTCGACCAGCAGGTTGGCGCCCTCGCCCTGGCCCTTGTCGCCGGCGTAGATGCCCTTGTTGTCGTACTTCAGCGGCTCGCCATTGAGGATGACGCCGTCGCCTTCGAAGACTACGGTGTCACCCGGCACGCCGATGACGCGCTTGATGAAGTTCTCGCCCTTGGCCGGATCGTTGTCACCGTGGCCGGGGAAGTGGAACACCACCACGTCACCCCGCGACGGCTCGCCCAGCGGGACGAACTTGGTGTTGGAGATCGGCAGGCGCAGGCCGTAGGAGAACTTGTTGACCAGGATGAAATCGCCGATCAGCAGGTTCGGCATCATCGAGCTGGACGGGATCTTGTACGGCTCGGCGATGAAGCTGCGCACGATCAGCACGACCACCAGCACCGGGAAGAACGCCCGCGAGTAGTCCACCAGCACCGGCTCGGTATCGAGCAGGCCCGCGCGCTGCGCCCGGCGCTTGGCCAGGTACAGCTTGTCGGCCAGCAGGATCAGGCCCGAGGCCAGGGTCAGTACGACCAGGAGGATCTCAAACAGTTTCATTCAGGGTCCTTTGCAACGTCACCGGACGAACGGCCCCGAAGGGCCGCTGCGGGCTTACTTGTTGTCCATCTGCAGCACGGCCAGGAAGGCTTCCTGCGGGATTTCCACGCGGCCGACCTGCTTCATGCGCTTCTTGCCTTCCTTCTGCTTTTCCAGAAGCTTCTTCTTGCGCGAAACGTCGCCACCATAGCACTTGGCCAGCACGTTCTTGCGCATGGCCTTGACCGTGGTGCGGGCGATGATCTGCGAGCCGACGGCGGCCTGGATGGCCACGTCGAACTGCTGGCGCGGGATCAGGTCCTTCATCTTCTCGCACAGCTCGCGGCCGCGGCGGTCGGCATGGCTGCGGTGCACGATCAGCGACAGCGCATCGACCTTGTCACCATTGATCAGCACGTCCACGCGCACGAACGGGCCGGCGTCGAAGCGCACGAAGTGGTAGTCCAGCGAGGCGTAGCCACGGCTGACCGACTTCAGCTTGTCGAAGAAGTCCAGCACCACTTCGGCCATCGGCAGCTCGTAGCTGATCTGCACCTGGCTGCCCAGGTAGTTGATGCCGAGCTGGCTGCCGCGCTTTTCTTCGCACAGCTTGATGATGTTGCCGATGTACTCCTCGGGCGTGAGCACGTTGGCGCGGATGATCGGCTCGCGGATCTCTTCGACGTGGTTGACCGGCGGCAGCTTGGCCGGGTTGTCCATGTTGACGATGGTGCCGTCGGTCTTCAGGACTTCATAGATCACCGTCGGTGCGGTGCTGATCAGGTCCAGGTTGTATTCGCGCTCCAGGCGCTCCTGCACGATTTCCATGTGCAGCATGCCGAGGAAGCCGCAGCGGAAGCCGAAGCCCATCGCCTCGGAGCTTTCCGGCTCGAAGCGCAGCGCGGCGTCGTTCAGGCGCAGCTTGTCCAGTGCCTCGCGCAGGTCCGGGTAGTCCTCGGCGTCGACCGGGAACAGGCCGGCGAACACGCGCGGCTGCATCTCCTGGAAGCCCGGCAGCGGCTTGGCAGCCGGATCGGCGGCCAGGGTCAGCGTATCGCCGACCGGCGCACCGTGGACGTCCTTGATGCTGGCGGTGACCCAGCCCACTTCACCGGCACGCAGCGCCGGCAGCACCTTGCGCTTGGGCGTGAACACGCCGACGTTGTCGACCTGGTGGGTGCGGCCGGTGGACATCACCTGCAGCTTGTCGCCGGCCTTGATCTGGCCCTGCATGACACGCACCAGCGACACCACGCCGAGGTAGTTGTCGAACCAGGAGTCGATGATCAGCGCCTGCAGCTTGTCGGTATCGCGCGGCACCGGGGCCGGGATGCGATGGACGATGGCTTCCAGCACGTCCTGCACGTTCAGGCCGGTCTTGGCGCTGACCGGCACGGCGTCGGCGGCGTCGATGCCGATGACGGCCTCGATCTCGGCCTTGGCGCGCTCGATGTCGGCGGTGGGCAGGTCGATCTTGTTGATCACCGGCACCACTTCCAGGCCCTGCTCGACGGCGGTGTAGCAGTTGGCCACCGACTGCGCTTCCACGCCCTGGGCGGCATCGACCACCAGCAGCGCGCCTTCGCAGGCGGCCAGCGAGCGGCTGACTTCATAGGAGAAGTCGACGTGGCCGGGGGTGTCGATGAAGTTCAGGTGGTAGGTCTGGCCGTCCTTCGCTACATACGGCAGCGAGACCGACTGGGCCTTGATGGTGATGCCACGCTCGCGCTCGATCGGGTTCGAATCGAGCACCTGCGCTTCCATCTCGCGGGCCTGCAGGCCGCCGCAAAGCTGGATGATGCGGTCGGCAAGCGTGGACTTGCCGTGGTCGACGTGGGCAATGATGGAGAAGTTGCGGATGTTCCGCATCGAATCAGAAGACATAGGTGGCGGCGGCGCGCGGCGTCGTCAGGGTAACGGTCGATTATCGCATGCCCGGGCCTCTGCCGCGAAAGCAGCCTGATCGGACCGGGCCCGGAATGGCCAAAGCCCCGCCGGGGCGGGGCTTTGGGGGAGTACCAGGGCCGCCCGGGGGCGGCCGTGAAGGCCTTACTGGCCGGCCTTGACCGCCACGAAGGCGCTGTTGCCGCTGCTGGCGCGGACCAGCAGCATCACCACGTCGCCCTTCTTGTAGCCGGACAGCGCGCGGTTGAGGGCATCGACGCTGCCGACCGCGGTGCGGCCGACCTGCAGGATGACCATGCCCGGGGACAGGCCGGCGTCACGGGCACCCTCGCCCTTGACCCCGGTGATGCGCACGCCCTCACCCGAATCCAGGCCCAGCTGCTTGCGCTGCGGCGCGGTCAGCTCGGTCACGTCCAGGCCCAGCAGCGCATTGGCGCCGGTCTGCGGTGCGGCGTCGGCATTGGCGGCGGACGGGCCGCGGGCCGTGCCCTGGCCGTCGTCGGTCAGTGCGGTCAGGGTGGCACTGAGCTCACGCGGCTTGCCATCGCGGTACACGACCAGGGTGACCTTGCTGCCCGGGGCCATCGCGCCGATCAGCGGCGGCAGGTCGGACCAGGTGTTGACCGTGCTGCCGTTGACCGAGCGGATGACATCGCCGAGCTGCACGCCCGCCTTGGCGGCGGCACTGCCGGGCACGATCTGGTTGACCAGCGCGCCACGGCTGTCCGGCAGGCCCAGGCCCTGCGCCTTCAGCGAATCGATCGGTTCGACCACCGCGCCCAGCTGGCCACGGGTGACCTTGCCGCTCTTCTTGATCTGCTCGACCGCGCTCATCGCCAGGTCGATCGGGATCGCGAAGCTGATGCCCATGTAACCGCCGGAGGCGGAGAAGATCTGCGAGTTGATGCCAACGACTTCCCCGCGGGTATTCAGCAACGGGCCACCGGAGTTGCCCTGGTTGATCGCCACGTCGGTCTGGATGAAGGGCACATAGCGCTGGTCCGGCCCGCCGGTGCTGCGGCCGACGGCACTGACCACGCCGGCGGTGACCGAATGGTCGAGGCCGAACGGCGAGCCGATCGCGACAACCCACTGGCCCGGCTTGAGGGTGTTCGAATCGCCCACGCGCACGGTCGGCAGGTTCTTGCCGTCGATCTTCAGCAGGGCCACGTCGTACTGCTGGTCGCTGCCGACCACCTTGGCAGTGAACTCGCGGCTGTCGCCCAGCTTCACCTTCACTTCGCTGGCGTCTGCCACCACGTGGTAGTTGGTCAGCACGTAGCCGTCGGGCGAGATGATGAAGCCCGAGCCCATGCCACGCCCCTTGATGCTGGGACCGCCATCCTGGCCACCCGGCCCCTGCCCCGGCATCGGGAAATCAGGGCCGAAGAAGCGGCGGAAGAACTCAGGCATGTCGTCGTCGCCCATCGGGCCGCGCGAGGCCTGGCGGTTGTTGCGGACGATGGTGACATCGACGTTGACCACGCCGGGGCCGACCTGTTCGACCAGGTTGGTGAAATCAGGCAGGCCGCTGACCAGCGGCTGCGCCGGGGCACGCGGTGCGGCGGCAGCGGCCGGGGCCGCCTGCGGTGCGGCCGGCGCGGCGGGCTGGGCACAGGCCACCAGCGGCAGGGTCAGGGCGAGCAGGCCCATGGCCTGCGTGCGGAGTCGGTGAGTCATCGGACGGCAACCTCCGGATCGGATGGAGAGGGGGAAGGAGGGCCCCGCCAGTGGCGGGGCATGGGCCCGCACGCGTCAGTCGCGCGGGCGCTGCGGCGCCGGCAGTTCTTCCTGCAGGCGCGGTTCGAACGGGTAAAACGCGGCGCCACCGGACGAGGTCGGGAAGCTGGCGTTGAGCGCGCCGCCGGCGGCCGGGGCCAGGCTGGACTTCGGCCACGGCCGGGCCTGCAGGCTGCCGACATCACCGAAGGGCAGATGGCGGGCGCTGCTGGCCGGGACGCTGGGGCTCAGCGCCGGCTGCGCAGTGGCCACCGCACGCTGCGGCGCGTCATCGCGCTGGGCCACGCGTGCGGCCTGCTGGCTGCGGGTGGCGCTGGCGCGGCGGGCGTCCTGGCGGCGGCTGGCGGCCATCGCTACGGCCGGTGCGGCGGCCACGGCCATCGCGGCGCTGTCGACCGAGGCCTCGGTCACGGCGGACGGACCCGGCGCAGGTGCCAGTTCGGCCTGGCTGGCCACCACCTGCGGCGGCAGGGGCTCGCCAGGGCCGGCATCCTTCAGCTTCTCGCCGCCCATGAACAGGGCCACGGCGGCCACCGACGCGGCCAGTGCGGCACCACCGCCCCAGGCACGCCAACCGGTGCGGCGCACCTGGCGGCGCGGCTCGGCCTGCGGTGCCGGATCGGCGGCGATGGCGGCGGCCACGGCCGCGCTGAAACCGGCCGGGGCCAGCAGCGACGCCTGGCCACGCATCACGTCGCCGAGCAGCTGCCAGCGTTCCTGGCTGCCGGACAGCTCGGGATCGTGTTCCATGCGGCGCAGCAGGAAGCGCGCCTCATCGGCACCGAGCTCGCCATCGACCAGGGCCGACAGCTGTTCGCGGTGGCGCTGGTCCAGGCGCTGGCCGGCGGGGGATTGATGGTTCTGCGATTCGTTCAGGGGACTGTGGGTCATACGCGGCTCTTCTCACGGGTGGCGCTGCCGATGTCCAGCAGCGGCCGGAGTTCGGTGTCGATCGCCTCGCGCGCCCGGAAGATCCGGGACCGCACGGTGCCGATCGGGCACCCCATCTTCTGCGCGATTTCCTCGTAACTCAGGCCTTCCACCTCGCGCAGGGTGATCGCCGACCGGAGTTCTTCCGGCAGCGCGTTGACGGCCTTCATCACCGTCTGTTCCAGCTCCTGGCGCATCAACTCGCGTTCCGGCGTGTCGGTGTCGCGCAGGCGTGTTCCGGTATCGAACTGCTCGGCGTCGCCGATGTCGATGTCATCGGTCGGCGGGCGTCGATTGTGTGAAGCCAGGTAGTTTTTGGCGGTGTTCACGGCGATCCGATGCAACCAGGTGGAGAACTGGGCATCGCCACGGAAACTTCCGATCGCGCGGTAGGCGCGGATGAAAGTGTCCTGGGCGACGTCCTGACATTCGCTCCAGTCGGCGATGTAGCGACCGACCAGACCGACGACCCGGTGCTGGTACTTGCGTACCAGGACATCGAAGGCCGCGCTCTCGCCGCGCTGCACGCGCCGGACCAGTTCCAGATCCAGCTCCTGTGGTGTTTCAACATCGGCCATGAGGGGCCGCACTCCTGTCAGCCCAACCGACGTCGGGCAATGAGACTGCCAATCCCGGGAAAAGTTCAGTCGCCGATCACCTGGCGCCGCACCAGCTTTTAACCACCGTTCCGCTAGCGTCCCGGTCCGGGGCCATGGATCCGGGGTCGCCACCCCCAGCTATAGGGATTTGACGCGGGGGAAACAACCTCTGGATCATAGCCGCTTCTCCATACACAACCGGATGGAACGTCCATGCTCTCAGGCTTCGATGGTCTCCGCTTCAGCCACTGGCACCCCGAGATCCGCGATGACGGCGTGGTCGTGCTGTCACTGGATCGTCAGGACAGCAGTGTCAACGCAATGTCGCAGGACGTGCTGCTGGAGC contains these protein-coding regions:
- the rpoE gene encoding RNA polymerase sigma factor RpoE gives rise to the protein MADVETPQELDLELVRRVQRGESAAFDVLVRKYQHRVVGLVGRYIADWSECQDVAQDTFIRAYRAIGSFRGDAQFSTWLHRIAVNTAKNYLASHNRRPPTDDIDIGDAEQFDTGTRLRDTDTPERELMRQELEQTVMKAVNALPEELRSAITLREVEGLSYEEIAQKMGCPIGTVRSRIFRAREAIDTELRPLLDIGSATREKSRV
- the lepA gene encoding translation elongation factor 4, with the protein product MRNIRNFSIIAHVDHGKSTLADRIIQLCGGLQAREMEAQVLDSNPIERERGITIKAQSVSLPYVAKDGQTYHLNFIDTPGHVDFSYEVSRSLAACEGALLVVDAAQGVEAQSVANCYTAVEQGLEVVPVINKIDLPTADIERAKAEIEAVIGIDAADAVPVSAKTGLNVQDVLEAIVHRIPAPVPRDTDKLQALIIDSWFDNYLGVVSLVRVMQGQIKAGDKLQVMSTGRTHQVDNVGVFTPKRKVLPALRAGEVGWVTASIKDVHGAPVGDTLTLAADPAAKPLPGFQEMQPRVFAGLFPVDAEDYPDLREALDKLRLNDAALRFEPESSEAMGFGFRCGFLGMLHMEIVQERLEREYNLDLISTAPTVIYEVLKTDGTIVNMDNPAKLPPVNHVEEIREPIIRANVLTPEEYIGNIIKLCEEKRGSQLGINYLGSQVQISYELPMAEVVLDFFDKLKSVSRGYASLDYHFVRFDAGPFVRVDVLINGDKVDALSLIVHRSHADRRGRELCEKMKDLIPRQQFDVAIQAAVGSQIIARTTVKAMRKNVLAKCYGGDVSRKKKLLEKQKEGKKRMKQVGRVEIPQEAFLAVLQMDNK
- the recO gene encoding DNA repair protein RecO yields the protein MLIEDDTGFVLHARAYRETSLLVEVLSAQHGRIGVLARGVSTAKGQVLRAALQPLQWIRFSALQRGELAQLRGAEALDAAPRLVGQAMLAGFYLSELTLRLAPRQDPLPELYLAYGEARARLAVGAGLAWTLRRFERELLAALGLGFELDTASDGQPVDPAARYELDPQEGPQRLLSERGGERQAAATGSALLALAADDEPDAADLASLRLPMRRVLSHHLGAKGLKSWELLEQLTPRR
- the era gene encoding GTPase Era; the protein is MSEQTPHHCGSVAVIGRPNVGKSTLTNALVGAKVSIVSNRPQTTRHRLLGIATYPEGQLVLVDTPGLHKVQKRAMNRVMNRAARGSLEGVDAGLLVIEAGRWDEEDSLAFNVLRDAGIPVVLVVNKIDRMKDKGALLPFLQQVTEGRDFSAVHPISAQKRNGLEALVRDVLALLPEAPPMFGEDEITDRSQRFLAGELVREQLMRQLGEELPYATTVEIERFTEDGNLLRIGAVIWVEREGQKAIVIGKGGARLKEIGAKSRLQMERLFGAKVFLETWVRVREGWSDDEAALKAFGYE
- a CDS encoding sigma-E factor negative regulatory protein is translated as MTHSPLNESQNHQSPAGQRLDQRHREQLSALVDGELGADEARFLLRRMEHDPELSGSQERWQLLGDVMRGQASLLAPAGFSAAVAAAIAADPAPQAEPRRQVRRTGWRAWGGGAALAASVAAVALFMGGEKLKDAGPGEPLPPQVVASQAELAPAPGPSAVTEASVDSAAMAVAAAPAVAMAASRRQDARRASATRSQQAARVAQRDDAPQRAVATAQPALSPSVPASSARHLPFGDVGSLQARPWPKSSLAPAAGGALNASFPTSSGGAAFYPFEPRLQEELPAPQRPRD
- a CDS encoding DegQ family serine endoprotease translates to MTHRLRTQAMGLLALTLPLVACAQPAAPAAPQAAPAAAAAPRAPAQPLVSGLPDFTNLVEQVGPGVVNVDVTIVRNNRQASRGPMGDDDMPEFFRRFFGPDFPMPGQGPGGQDGGPSIKGRGMGSGFIISPDGYVLTNYHVVADASEVKVKLGDSREFTAKVVGSDQQYDVALLKIDGKNLPTVRVGDSNTLKPGQWVVAIGSPFGLDHSVTAGVVSAVGRSTGGPDQRYVPFIQTDVAINQGNSGGPLLNTRGEVVGINSQIFSASGGYMGISFAIPIDLAMSAVEQIKKSGKVTRGQLGAVVEPIDSLKAQGLGLPDSRGALVNQIVPGSAAAKAGVQLGDVIRSVNGSTVNTWSDLPPLIGAMAPGSKVTLVVYRDGKPRELSATLTALTDDGQGTARGPSAANADAAPQTGANALLGLDVTELTAPQRKQLGLDSGEGVRITGVKGEGARDAGLSPGMVILQVGRTAVGSVDALNRALSGYKKGDVVMLLVRASSGNSAFVAVKAGQ
- a CDS encoding DUF4845 domain-containing protein, coding for MKTMNTQRGMTLTSFLVVLIVVGFFLYIGMKLFPMYQEYYAVRSAMKSLAKEPEVGSMAPAQIQDLFFRRLYINYSENVKPANVKFNRRDNGWTLNVNYEVRQPLVGNLDVVGKFESSQDLVRSGAQ
- the rnc gene encoding ribonuclease III: MPSKFIQRGDLIGHVFSDPALLKQALTHRSAGAPHNERLEFLGDSIVNMMVAEALYQRWPKADEGAMTRARAELVREGALAVIARTLELGERLTLGPGELKSGGHRRDSILADALEAVVAAIYLDVGFEACRAVVLPWFAASMEALPATGRPEKDPKTRLQEWLQARQKALPQYELVSESGDDHAKHFRVRCNVADPAASTEGEGPSRRLAEQQAAAAVLEQLDSK
- the lepB gene encoding signal peptidase I produces the protein MKLFEILLVVLTLASGLILLADKLYLAKRRAQRAGLLDTEPVLVDYSRAFFPVLVVVLIVRSFIAEPYKIPSSSMMPNLLIGDFILVNKFSYGLRLPISNTKFVPLGEPSRGDVVVFHFPGHGDNDPAKGENFIKRVIGVPGDTVVFEGDGVILNGEPLKYDNKGIYAGDKGQGEGANLLVEHLPGRTHTVLETDYPRGQGQWTVPAGKYLVMGDNRDNSDDGRFWGLLPEENLRGRAFLIWLNCQGWFCKDGFQPSRIGSGIN